In Acetobacter vaccinii, the following are encoded in one genomic region:
- a CDS encoding LexA family protein yields MDGDILIADTAALPRSGRLVIASAGGQILLAELRRQDTGWVLVSGDATRQALRVDPSQDVDIWGHVVGLVRTED; encoded by the coding sequence CTGGACGGGGATATCCTGATTGCCGATACGGCGGCTCTGCCGCGTTCAGGCAGGCTGGTCATTGCCAGTGCCGGGGGGCAGATCCTGCTGGCGGAACTCCGGCGGCAGGACACCGGCTGGGTTCTGGTCTCGGGCGACGCTACACGGCAGGCCCTGCGGGTTGACCCCTCCCAGGATGTGGACATCTGGGGCCATGTGGTGGGTCTGGTCCGTACGGAGGACTGA
- the mobF gene encoding MobF family relaxase, with the protein MITYRKLSANGVGRLLVAYMREHQLRPGPVGDHTASQTAEAGGRLNSYFTGRDGQGSWAPDIGPLIADALGLDISRPPTDEELIRLFECKRASDGADWPGAHANRTISGIDFTASPDKSVTLAAEFAATTAEQALIWHAIQQANDRALALIGREIGVARRGQGGQGEHEAGEVAWVSFRHYTARPAMHIQDGLNGPTASVEIPVPGDPQAHIHNAVFNAVATEDGHLGSLDTARVTKMTSHLFGAYFQAELGQQLRSMGVRVRPDERGRAIVIEAIPRDVCEAFSKRSRQAEQQAKAFVKRQGGNWDTLSAEQKFKVLHQANLAYRSKKYDGTNDREIWREEARALGWSHHSVLEDGAATAPMDPRQRYEQACAIASRLLAEEFETQAVIDRDAFRMHAAHGLIATGLDGPQDIDRVAEMILERGIEIRGERVHFLQGMAQGRVQVTTSEQIRVETEMGRLAGLAARTREGSLDDAVIARAIAASSLDFEREPDHGRAQKAAIFAMGRAGGLGFLTGVAGAGKTALLAPLVSAWKEEGRQVIGAAMAWRQADALRDTGISQSFALAKLLHDIETGEHGLTRQTVLVLDEVSQIGPRQMLRLLELQETIGFSMRLLGDREQAQAIEAGDSLAILRRVLPAEAAPELLSTIRQASARGRAIAGLFRSQGRDPALSEAEQLEKDAERAREAIAMKSRDGTFRLIGGDHSQVVDEIADFYLRRRDMLAAAGSRRGITMSAPTNEDVMALSMAVRSRLRARGEIGEAEILRPAMDQRGEAYELPLSVGDRVRLFDRVQAQVRTPHGLRWRHLGSNGDIVSVTGWDAAGLRLANSRGLDGFVPWERLADRQSGRTRLGFGHAMTIDAAQGITSDEHINAMPRGTAAMTGFTAYVAESRHVQTCWTRIAEAPVREAEQFSRPLGDTTPVTQEDLLTRIAADLGRHPYKTVGIDLMKRRLAFEAQTERWIRQSHTVEAMTQAGQSPGGAWRARKATQGLRAIPGERWDDISRTMRKRAYETQNIAERINRQVDEALRRREAEAQREAARVKTERERSHRPTPSATPGH; encoded by the coding sequence ATGATTACCTATCGCAAGCTCTCGGCCAACGGCGTGGGCAGGCTTCTGGTCGCCTATATGCGGGAGCATCAGCTCAGGCCCGGTCCGGTCGGGGACCACACGGCCAGCCAGACCGCAGAGGCCGGTGGGCGTCTGAACAGCTATTTCACCGGCCGGGATGGCCAGGGGTCCTGGGCACCCGATATCGGGCCGCTGATCGCGGATGCCCTGGGGCTGGACATCTCCCGGCCTCCCACGGATGAGGAACTGATCCGGCTGTTCGAGTGCAAGCGCGCCTCGGATGGGGCGGACTGGCCGGGGGCGCATGCCAACAGGACCATCTCGGGGATCGACTTCACGGCCTCCCCCGATAAGTCCGTGACGCTGGCCGCCGAGTTTGCCGCGACTACGGCCGAACAGGCGCTGATCTGGCACGCCATCCAGCAGGCCAACGACCGTGCCCTGGCGCTGATTGGCCGCGAGATCGGCGTGGCCCGCCGGGGGCAGGGCGGTCAGGGGGAGCATGAGGCGGGGGAGGTGGCCTGGGTGTCGTTCCGGCATTATACGGCCCGCCCGGCCATGCATATCCAGGATGGGCTCAACGGGCCGACCGCTTCGGTGGAAATTCCCGTGCCGGGTGATCCACAGGCCCATATCCATAATGCGGTGTTCAATGCCGTTGCGACGGAAGACGGCCATCTGGGGTCTCTGGACACGGCCCGGGTGACGAAGATGACATCGCATCTGTTCGGTGCCTACTTCCAGGCCGAGCTGGGCCAGCAGTTGCGCAGTATGGGGGTGCGTGTCCGGCCGGATGAGCGCGGCCGCGCCATCGTCATTGAGGCCATCCCCCGTGATGTCTGCGAGGCGTTCTCCAAGCGCAGCCGACAGGCGGAGCAGCAGGCCAAGGCCTTCGTCAAACGACAGGGCGGGAACTGGGATACGTTGTCGGCCGAGCAGAAGTTCAAGGTGCTGCACCAGGCCAATCTGGCGTATCGTTCGAAGAAATACGACGGGACCAATGACCGCGAGATCTGGCGCGAGGAGGCCCGGGCTCTGGGCTGGTCGCACCACAGCGTTCTGGAGGATGGGGCGGCGACAGCCCCCATGGACCCCCGGCAGCGCTACGAGCAGGCCTGTGCCATTGCGTCGCGCCTTCTGGCCGAGGAGTTTGAAACCCAGGCGGTGATCGACCGGGATGCGTTTCGGATGCACGCGGCTCACGGGCTGATTGCGACGGGTCTGGATGGGCCACAGGATATCGACCGGGTGGCCGAGATGATTCTGGAGCGTGGGATCGAGATCCGTGGCGAGCGGGTGCATTTCCTGCAGGGAATGGCGCAGGGACGGGTACAGGTCACGACCAGCGAGCAGATCCGGGTCGAGACGGAGATGGGGCGTCTGGCCGGGCTGGCGGCCCGGACCCGTGAGGGCAGTCTGGACGATGCGGTGATTGCCCGTGCCATTGCGGCTTCCTCCCTGGACTTTGAGCGCGAGCCTGACCATGGCCGGGCCCAGAAAGCGGCGATCTTCGCCATGGGTCGGGCCGGGGGGCTGGGCTTTCTGACCGGTGTTGCGGGGGCGGGCAAGACGGCCCTGCTCGCACCGCTGGTCTCGGCCTGGAAAGAGGAGGGCCGTCAGGTCATCGGGGCCGCCATGGCCTGGCGGCAGGCTGATGCCCTGCGCGATACGGGGATCAGCCAGAGTTTTGCACTGGCGAAGCTGCTGCATGACATTGAGACCGGCGAGCATGGGCTGACCCGTCAGACCGTGCTGGTGCTGGACGAGGTCAGCCAGATCGGCCCCCGCCAGATGCTGCGGCTGCTGGAACTGCAGGAGACGATCGGGTTTTCCATGCGGCTTCTGGGAGATCGGGAACAGGCGCAGGCGATTGAGGCCGGGGACAGCCTGGCCATCCTCAGGCGTGTCCTGCCCGCCGAGGCAGCCCCCGAACTACTGTCCACCATCCGGCAGGCCTCGGCCCGGGGGCGGGCCATCGCGGGGCTGTTCCGCAGTCAGGGGCGCGATCCGGCACTGTCGGAGGCGGAGCAGCTCGAGAAGGACGCCGAGCGTGCGCGCGAAGCCATTGCCATGAAAAGCCGGGATGGGACGTTTCGTCTGATCGGGGGTGATCACAGCCAGGTGGTCGATGAGATTGCGGATTTCTATCTCAGGCGGCGCGACATGCTGGCCGCAGCGGGGTCCCGGCGCGGGATTACGATGTCGGCCCCGACCAATGAGGATGTTATGGCGTTGAGCATGGCCGTGCGCAGCCGCCTGCGGGCCCGTGGCGAGATTGGTGAGGCCGAGATCCTCCGCCCGGCGATGGACCAGCGTGGGGAAGCCTATGAACTGCCGCTGTCGGTTGGGGATCGGGTGCGTCTGTTTGACCGCGTGCAGGCCCAGGTGCGTACGCCGCACGGACTGCGCTGGCGGCACCTGGGCTCCAACGGGGATATCGTGTCGGTGACGGGGTGGGATGCGGCGGGACTGCGGCTGGCCAACAGCCGGGGGCTGGACGGGTTCGTGCCCTGGGAACGGCTGGCGGACCGGCAGAGCGGGCGCACGCGTCTGGGCTTCGGTCATGCCATGACCATTGACGCAGCCCAGGGGATCACCTCGGATGAGCATATCAACGCCATGCCCCGGGGGACTGCGGCCATGACGGGCTTTACCGCCTATGTGGCGGAAAGCCGCCATGTGCAGACCTGCTGGACCCGGATTGCGGAGGCTCCCGTGCGTGAGGCCGAGCAGTTCTCGCGCCCTCTGGGGGATACGACCCCGGTGACACAGGAGGACCTTCTGACCCGGATTGCCGCTGACCTGGGCAGGCATCCCTACAAGACGGTCGGGATTGACCTGATGAAGCGGCGGCTGGCTTTTGAGGCGCAGACCGAACGCTGGATCAGGCAGAGCCACACGGTGGAGGCCATGACGCAGGCGGGGCAGTCTCCCGGTGGAGCGTGGCGGGCCCGTAAGGCGACTCAGGGGCTACGGGCCATTCCGGGTGAGCGCTGGGATGACATCAGCCGCACCATGCGCAAGCGGGCTTATGAGACCCAGAACATTGCGGAGCGGATCAACAGGCAGGTTGATGAGGCGCTCCGCCGCCGGGAGGCAGAGGCGCAGCGCGAAGCGGCGCGGGTGAAGACTGAGCGTGAGCGGAGCCACCGGCCCACCCCCTCGGCCACGCCGGGACACTAA